Genomic window (Thomasclavelia spiroformis DSM 1552):
ATTTTAAATAAATGTAATTTATTTAGTTTTTATTAGTTGTAAAATGTTTTATATACATTTTTTCTAACTGACGAATAGCAGCACCCCCATAAAAAATTTGCCAAGCTAAAGCCATTGGAAAATTTAATACCGTTGTTTCTAACCACACCGCTATAAACTCCATACCAGCATCTTTAAATAGTAACGTCGCTATAAAACTCATAATAGGACACATTAAACAAACAATCATTGTAGAAATAGTAATTTGAATACGATGTGAATCAGTATTTTTATCTAATCTTTTAAAAGCTAAATTAACTGCTATTCTTTCTACAAAACATAACTCTAAAATAATTGCTATAGGCCACATGATCCATAATTCATGAAATGCCATCACAAAAACTGCATTAGTCATTCCTCCAATATTTAAAGAAATGTTATAGCAAATCATGGCATAAACCATAATAAATGCCATTGCAACTGTAAATAAAAAGTGATGTAATTTTGATTTTTCCATAAAACTTCCTCCTACTTTCATGTAAAATATGTGTGTTGTTCATAACCATGAGCTCACATACATGTACCGTTTCCAATTTTCACCACCATTTTTTACACAATTTATTAACGAGTCATAATTTATCATAAATATTTTTGTTATGTAAGAATTTTTTTATTAATTTAATCAATTATAAACTACGTCTTAAAAATATTTCTAATAAATTCAAAATAATATATTTTCACTTTTTATTACGATAACCTAATTTTTTCGTTAGTTCTTTAAATTATCAATTAATTACCTTTAATAACTCTATGTTGAATTATAATAATATTTTTATTATCAATATTAAGATAAAAAATATTTATTTACTTAAATTTTAAATCAAATGGATATTGTATTATAAAATTTAATCTATATATTATTTTTTCTTTAATATGATTGAGACAAATAATCAATTATGCTAAAGTAATACCAATGAGGTGACAAAAATGATAAAAGAAAATATAAAAAAATTACAAAGTTTAATGAAAGAAAATGAAATCGATATTTATATCATTCCTACAAGTGATTTTCACCAAAGTGAATACGTTGGTGAATATTTTAAAGGACGTAAATTTTTATCAGGATTTACAGGTTCAGCGGGAACTTTAGTAGTAACTCTTGATAAAGCTTATTTATGGACTGATGGGCGCTATTTTATTCAAGCTCAACAACAATTAGAAGGCAGCGATATTATTTTAATGAAAATGGCAATGCCTAATGTTCCTACAATCAAAGAGTTTCTTGATCAAAACACTGATAAAACTGTTGGTTTTGATGGACGTGTGATGTCATATAAAGATGTTTGTCAGTATAAAAATAAATTAATTACTAATATAGATTTAGTTGATGAAATTTGGAGCGATCGCCCAAGTATATCTCATCAACCTGCTTATTTATATGATGAAAAGTATTGTGGAGAATCACGAGCTTCTAAATTAAAAAGAATTCGTGAAGCAATGAATGATTGTGATTATCATATCATTACTAGCTTAGATGATATTGCCTGGTTATTTAATATTCGTGGTAATGATGTTGCATGTAATCCAGTAGTATTAGCTTATTCATTAATCAGTAAAAATGATGCTACTTTATATGTTCTTGATGGTGTAATTGACAAAAAAATGCAAGATATCTTAAAAGAAGATGGAATTATTGTTAAAGCATATAATGATATTTATGAAGATGTAAAATCACTACAAGGTAAAGTTTTACTAGATGATTTACTTGTCAATTATCAAATCTGCAGTAATCTAAATTGTAAAATTGTAAAAATGACTAACCCAACGCAATACTTTAAAGCAATTAAAAATGAAACTGAAATTAACGCTACTAAAAACGCTCATTTAAAAGATGGTGTGGCAATGACTAAATTTATGTATTGGTTAAAAACTAATGTTGGAAAAATTGATTTAGACGAAGTCATCATTAGTGATAAACTAGAAGAATTCAGAAAAGAACAAGCTGATTTTTATGATTTAAGTTTTGACACAATTTGCGGATATAAAGAAAATGCTGCTTTAATGCATTATAAAGCTCTACCAGAAAAATGCGCTAAAGTTACTAATAAAGGAATGTTACTAATTGATTCTGGGGGACAATATATCGATGGAACTATTGATACAACAAGAACTTTTGTTCTAGGTAAAATTAGCGATATTGAAAGACGTGACTTTACTATTGCTTTAAAAGCTCTATTACGTTTACAGGCCGCACACTTTGTTGCAGGAACAACTGGTCCAAACTTAGATATTTTAGCTCGCGGAATTGTTTATGAATATAATTTAGATTATCGTTGTGGTACTGGCCATGGTGTAGGACATTTCTTAAATGTTCATGAAGGTCCAAATGGCTTTAGACCTAAAGACCGTCCTGGAAGTGCACCAATGTGTGCTTTTGAACCAGGAATGATCACTACTAATGAACCTGGTATTTATATTGAAGGTAGTCATGGCGTGCGTCATGAAAATGAAATGTTATGCGTTGAAATAACAAATAATGAATATGGTCAATTCTTAAAATTTGAACCAATTACATATGTACCTTTTGATTTAGATGGTTTAGATCTTAAATTATTATCTAATCATGAAATAAAACAAATTAATGAATATCAACAATTTGTATATGATAAAATTTCTTCATATTTAACTAATGAAGAAAAAACTTGGCTACAAGATAACTTATTAATTAAAATTGAATAGGGGCTAAGAATTAAAATCTTTCGCCCCTTTCACAACACCGTGCGTAGGGTTCCCTACACGGCGTTTCATAAGTTTATAGAGTTGTAATAATCTAGTGCACTTATAAATCCGTATATTTTTAATACTTCATTTGTAAGTGTCCTTTTTAGTATGAAGCTATTGGCGATGTGCCAGTAGCTTTTTCTTGTGTTTGCCCATTCCCATGCCTTACTTTTATTAATACCTAGTTTTTGTAAATTTCTATACCTTGTTCTTACTAACTTCCATCTTTTCCAATATATCATTCGTATTCTTCTTCTCATCCATGAGTCTATTTCCCTTAGATGTTTACTCATATTCGCTATCCTATAGTAATTCACCCAACCTGTAATGTATTCTTTTAACTCTTTAGCTAATTCCTTACTTGATATTGGTCGGTTCCTTTTGGTGATTTCCTTTATTCTCTTTTTCATCTTTTCTTTAGATTTCTTGTGAACAGTGATTCGTACATTACCACTCTTCTCTATATAAAATCCAAAGCCCAAGAATTTTATATCAGTAATATAGGCTACCTTTGTCTTCTCTTGGTTCACTTTTACAAATAATTTCTCTTCTAAATATCTTGTCACTGTTTCTTTGACTCTCATTGCACTTCTTTTACTTTTGAATAGTATGACACAGTCATCTGCGTACCTTACAAATCGATTTCCTCTTCT
Coding sequences:
- a CDS encoding DUF2798 domain-containing protein, whose translation is MEKSKLHHFLFTVAMAFIMVYAMICYNISLNIGGMTNAVFVMAFHELWIMWPIAIILELCFVERIAVNLAFKRLDKNTDSHRIQITISTMIVCLMCPIMSFIATLLFKDAGMEFIAVWLETTVLNFPMALAWQIFYGGAAIRQLEKMYIKHFTTNKN
- a CDS encoding M24B family metallopeptidase; the protein is MIKENIKKLQSLMKENEIDIYIIPTSDFHQSEYVGEYFKGRKFLSGFTGSAGTLVVTLDKAYLWTDGRYFIQAQQQLEGSDIILMKMAMPNVPTIKEFLDQNTDKTVGFDGRVMSYKDVCQYKNKLITNIDLVDEIWSDRPSISHQPAYLYDEKYCGESRASKLKRIREAMNDCDYHIITSLDDIAWLFNIRGNDVACNPVVLAYSLISKNDATLYVLDGVIDKKMQDILKEDGIIVKAYNDIYEDVKSLQGKVLLDDLLVNYQICSNLNCKIVKMTNPTQYFKAIKNETEINATKNAHLKDGVAMTKFMYWLKTNVGKIDLDEVIISDKLEEFRKEQADFYDLSFDTICGYKENAALMHYKALPEKCAKVTNKGMLLIDSGGQYIDGTIDTTRTFVLGKISDIERRDFTIALKALLRLQAAHFVAGTTGPNLDILARGIVYEYNLDYRCGTGHGVGHFLNVHEGPNGFRPKDRPGSAPMCAFEPGMITTNEPGIYIEGSHGVRHENEMLCVEITNNEYGQFLKFEPITYVPFDLDGLDLKLLSNHEIKQINEYQQFVYDKISSYLTNEEKTWLQDNLLIKIE